The following nucleotide sequence is from Nitrosopumilus adriaticus.
AGCAGAACTTAACATGATTGTAAATGCAGAAAATTCAGACAGTGTTCTTTACTTTTTAACAAATAGTGATGGGAATATGATTTCATCAAAGAAGATTGAGATAGATGGCGGAGACATTACAATTAGCATACCATCTGAAACTACAAAAGATTTAGGAGTGGGGGCAAGCAACATCAAAATATTTGCAATTTCAAATTCTGTGCTAAAACCGGATTTTTATGAATCAAGTTTTATTGTAACAGAAAAGGAAGAAAAATTACCCACAAACATTCCTAGCAACAAAGTTTTTGTAGAAAATGAATCAAACATGTGGTTTTTGATAATCCCAATAGTAGTGATTTTTCTAAGCATAATTTTCTTAAAGAAGAGACTTCAAGCCAAACCATAATCCTTTAGTATAAAGTCTATTTGCGACTCATTTTCAAGTTTAGAGTATTCTTCAAAGAGATTTTGATTTAATTCGTAAAAGGTATGGCCCCATTTGAATTTGTCAAGTAATTCTAAACCTTGCTCTTTATCACCGAGAATTATTAATGATGCAGATAGTGCTTCAGCAGTAGTCAGCTTGTTGAGTTTTGAATAATTTACAGGATTACCTGCAAGTAAAGGAGGAAGTTTTCTTTTAATCCCATTAAATTTTTTTGAAAAAGCCTGGTCTGCAAGATTCCACGAACAATCAATCCCAATTATAGAATTAATCAAGAATTTATCTTTGGGGAGAAGTGTCTTTTCTGAGAACGGATCTAAGACCAATCCTTTAGTTCCAATTTTTTTTATGTTTTTAGCAAGACCAAATTTGACCATTTTAGCAGCCGTGCACTTTTTTGGATCATCCTGATAAAACATTAAAACTTGTAATTTCATTTTAATCAACAATACAATACAGAGTATTTTGGATTTACTCTAGAGTTTTGTATGTGATTTTGTAATAGAAACGAGATGCCTGATCATCTTTGATAATCTCAACATTCCAATTTGTGTCAGACAAAAATGCATCAGATGATACAGGCAAAATACTGAATTTCTCCAATCGAACATCAGGGCCACTATACCTTACATTCAAAGAAACTCCATCAACTTCAACAACATCATAGATTTGTCCAGGTTTGCGTGTAGATTCACTCACAAAACAGTCAGCATCAGGTCCAATAATACAAATTCCAGTTTCACTTGAAATTCGGAGATTGACATTTGATTCATCTCCTCTGGTAGGAGTAATCAAAGAGCCTGAAATTACACGTGGTGCAACTGTTTGGTCATTTACAGTTTTTTCAGCAGTAAAAATAGAAATTGCATCTTCAGAAAGTCTATTTTCTTTCTCAATTAGCGTATCTAATTTCGGAGTTTTTGGTTTTTCAACTACATTGAATTTAATTGATTTTGCTTCAAAATCAGCATCAACTAATGCTTCGTATGAGCCAATTGCTGAGGGGGATGAAGGAATGGTGAATTGGTATGTAAAGGTACCAGAGGAACTAGGGCGTATTGTAGTTACAGGGCCATGACTTTTACCACAAATAAAAGAGCCACAAGATATTTCGCTACCTGTTTTTTTAGCAACGCTTACTTCAAATTTTTCAAGATAGATTAGTTTGTTAGGTTTTCCAGTAATTACCACTACATCCCCTGGATAGTATTCAGATTTATCAGTGAATAGTAAGAGAGACAGTGGTGCATCAAGACCAAAAGTGAAATCATTTACAACTGAAAACGTTGTTTCGGTTCTAGTATTTCCATACGATGCTTTTACAGTATAACTTCCTTCAGCAAATATTGTTGCAGGAAGTTCAAAGAGGCTTGTAAAATCACCACCTTGTGTTGGATAAACAGAGGATTCATGAATCTGTTTGTATGGGAATTTTCCATCAACAACTTTAATTGATACTCTCTCAGGAACAACAAGACCTTGATCACCTTGAACACGTTTGATAATATTTCCTACTACCTTTAGTTTTTCACCAGCCTTGTATAATGATTTTTCAGTTGTTACAAAGATAGGGGTTTTTGACAATGTGTCGTTTTCAGGATCAGGGGATACTTTGAAGAAAAGAACATTGTTTTGAGAAGCTGTTGATACTTTGATTTTATAGATTCCAAAATTAGATTTTTTAACATCTCTTTCCTTGTCATCAATCTTTGAACTTTGAGTTTTTTCAGAAATTGGAGTTCTCCAATCAAATGAAAATCGTTGTTCATTTACAATTGCCCCTTGATCAGTTCTTGTTCCATCAGGTCTTGTAATTGTAATGACTACAGAATTATCACTAGTAGGAGGCAATATTCCAGTAAGACGAACTGTTTCGCCTAGACCATAGACTTCTTTATCAGTAGAGATAATTGCCCCGTCTTTCAAATCAAGAGAATTTGCAGTTTCAAAACTAGTAGAAGCTGATAGTCCTTCATACTTTGCTTGCACAAGGTATTTTCCTTCAGAGAAAATAAGTTTGCTCAACTCAGTTGTCACAGAAAATATTCCAGAGGATTCAGGAATTGCAGTAAAATCATACCCTATTGAAACACCACTGGTAGATAGTTTTCCTGCATCAGCTGATCCTATAATTTGTAAGGGTTTGCCATCTTCAGTCAAGATTTTTACTTTAACAGGTTCTGTTTCAAAACTGGCTCGAGATACAGTATTTGCTATTTGTCCTGTGATAATGATTTTTTTATCCAAACCAAATTCATAGATGGATTTATCAGTGAATACAGTAAGAGGAGTGGTTGATTTCACATATGTGGATGGATCTTTTACCACTTGAATAAATTTAGTTGCAGAGCCAATATCTTTACTGACCTTTATAGAATAACCCCCTAATCGAGTGTCACTTTGTGGGATTTTAAAAGAATATTTGAATTTGCTATCTCCATCCAATCTCACAACGTCGAGGATTTTCAGTGTGGAGCCACCACCAGTACTTCCACCCAAAGAAAGATTCTTGGTCTGAATAATTTCTAAATTAAAGGAATCTACCCATTTGTCATTTAAACGACCAGTAATGTTTACAGTTTCACCAAGTCCATAAACTTCCTTATCAGTCCAAAGTGAAATAGGCACATTTTCTTTGACATCCGTGTTTACATCAAAATAAATCAGTGCAGATTTGTCAAAATATTCAGCGTACACCTCATATGTACCGTAGACAGGATTTACTGTAGTCAAAAATAAGCTAGTTGAGAATTTATCTTTTGTAGGATACAGATTGCCACTAGAGACAACTTTACCCTGAGGATCTTTTACAGTTAATTTCATTCCTTCAAATGGAATTGTTTCAGAAGTAACACCAGTTATTGAAACTAGTTGCCCTGGAATGTATTGTGATTTATCTGTAATAATACTTAGAGAAGAATCATCTTTAGTTTTTTGCTCTAATATTTCATAGCCTACAGAAAAATTTGTTTTGGTACTTGCGCCAGCATATGAAACAGATACGGTATATTCACCCTCTTTGATTCCCAGAACTTGATGTAAATTCAGAGTCGTTTTGTAATTTAGTTTCAGATCAGGGTATAATTTTAGAGATTGGAAATAGTTGGGGCCAGAAATCTCCACGTTGATTGGTTCAGATTGGAAAAATGGCTTTACAATAAAAACTTCTTTGGATACACTTCCAGATATTTTTGCAGTTTGTCCAAACAAATAAGATGATTTGTCAGTAGATACAGTTACAGTTATTTCATCAGATGCTTTAGTTTCTAAAATTTTTCCATTTGATGAGCCAGCAGTGGATGTTGCAAACTTCCAATCATCTGAACTATCAAAATCATATCCATCAAAAATTCGCTGCCATGATTTAAAGTCATTTTGAATATCTGCAATAAGAGGAGTCTTATCAACTACAACTCCATTCTTGTCTCTTAGTTCGACCATTTCATTTGAATCAGTAAACCAAACACTTTGATAAGAATATGTCAAAAATTGTCCAGGCTTTATGATGGTTCCATCAGGTATTGTCATTGTTTTTTTCAGAACGGTAGTGGATGCAATTTTCCAACCACCTAAATCAACATCAGAGTTTGTGGGATTGTAAAGCTCAACCCACTCTGAGATTGATGTTGCATCATTTCCAGGAGGATTGATATCCACTTCATTAATTACAACATGATCAGTATTTGTTTGAGCATATGCGGGAACAATTATTCCTACAAGTAATACCAAAGATAAAACTAGAGATAGATTACGAATCATTTTTGTTTCCTATTTTGATTGAATATAGGACTCTTTTTAGAATGAAATTGAGGAAAAGTTGAGCTTGTTGTTAAAGTTGACCTCAAATATCCGACTTTTTGTGGCTTTTTCATGCATATTTTACAGATTTTTGGTATTTAGGGTGTACGTAGAAATCATTCCAGTGAAAATAGCAGGAGTAATGATTTGATCAGTTTTATTCCAAACTTAAACTGGATATTGAACCTTAGCTCAATAACTCATACTCGCCTTTCAGAAAATTAGCACTTACTGCTTTTATTTCAATCAAATTTCCTTCAACATCAAGTGTTTGTCTCCCATACAAAGGTCCAATTTTCACATTATCCACATAAACTAACAGACTGGAATCAAGAGTTGGTCCATAAAGTCGATATAGCTTATTTGTTTTACCGTGATAAATTTTGGTTCTAAAAGTTCTCTGTGCAGACCATTTACCTACTTTTACCAATAAATGAACACTAATTTTTGAACTTAAGTATATTTCTGTTATCCATAAAGATACTTTCTACAGCATATGCAATTTTAGATAAAAAGCAAAAAATCCTGATGGGTTTTTCTATCTAGAAAAGATTCTCGCTAGGAATGTTTTCTTTTTTCTTGGAGATGAAGATATCTTCGAACTCTTTGTAAACTGCCTATCTATTATTGCATCAAGATGTTCATCTGAAATCAAAGTTTTTGGGTGGCTAACTTTAGGCTTTTCTGTCTTAAACGTACTTTTCTGTAGCATCTGTATTTTATCATCAAGCTGCTTTGTTTTTGATTCTAAATACATTTTATCAGTGTTGTAAAGAGGCTTGTTCTTTTCCATACATTCTAAAATGAATTTTAATCTGCCCTCATCCCCCATTCCAGAATTAAGAAGATCAGTTGCCATCGTTTTGTAATCACTATACATTTTTTATCTAATCACAAAATTGTTAATAATTCTTTCATTTTTGTAGATTCATTAAATGGTATTTGTATCATTCAAAATTAAGACTAAAAATAATTCACAATCAATAAATTACAACATTATTCAAGCTACCGTGACTTTGCAAACCCTGGGAGAGGTTCGCGAGCTTTCAGGTAAGGCATTGTCGTTAAATTATTAAATTTTCTCAATTCAATACCTGAATCCTAGTTGTAACATCATCTTGTGTAAGCAGTTTTGCATGTAATGTACAAAATCTCATGATACATTTTGCAAACGGTCTTCTTATACCTTCTTCAAAATAATAGTGCATTACCTGAGTAAATGCCTCACTATCACATCCTAGCATATTACAAATCATGAGAGAATCTATGAAAAATTGAGCCTAAAAGGGCAGGTTATTGTGAAAATCACCAGCAGCTATCATAGGTATCTACGGATTCCTTATTTTTCTGATACTCCAAAATTGCATCATACATCTGATTGAGAAGTTCATCATCTATTGGAATGCTCGTACCAAATTTCTCCAACTCTTTGACCATCACTTCTTTATTTTTCATCTGAATCTTCCTCCATGTTTGATTCAAGAAATGAAAACCCATCATACCACTTCATAGAAAAAATGCCAAAAAATTCATTATTTAACAATTATCCCATAAACGATCATCAGATGGATCTTAAGGTATTGCAATAAAATCTTGAATTATTTTCTATTCTTCATAATTGCCTCATATGCAATTTTAATTGAGATAAGCATTTTTTCTGCATATTTTGGTTCATTAGGATTTTTGTCTGGATGCCATTTTAGAACTAAACTTTTGTAAGCTTTTTTGATTTGTTCGACAGTAGCATTTTCTGATACTCCTAGTAGACTATAGTGTATTGCAAGATCTGGCGCTTCAAATATTTGCTCTGTTTGTTGATAACTCTTTTTGTGCTTGTTCTGATTTCTTTGCCAAAACTCTCTTTTGAATAGAGATTCAATGTATCTTTGGTGTGTCTGTGATTCTTCAGTGGATATGTCTGTCCAATGTGCTTGCTCAAACTCTTGAATTATTTGATCAAACTCATCATCGGAAATTCTATTCTTACTTGTTTGAAAAGTTGCTTCTTCTGGAACATAGTCTTGTCTTTCTCTGAATCGCCTGAAATTACTTTCAAAAGATTTTTGTTTTTTTAATCTACGATTTTTCTGGCAATTCCTACAGACAAACTCCTCAGAATTTTCTGGATGAGGCCACAAATCAATTCGGTTAAATGTTCCCTCACAATCCAAACACAAATTTTCACCATCATGTAGTTTACTTTTTTTCTTTTTCAATTTTTTTTCAGATTTTTTCTTTTCATACGTTGCATCTTTTTGTTCTGAATCATGAATTTCATGTGCTAATCCCATTCTATTCATTGCACATCGTGGATCATTACACGGATTCTCTACGGGTTTTGATTCAATGGATTCATGTATTTCATGTGAAACGCCCTGTCTGTTCAGGGGACATTTGGGATCATTGCACAAACTCATTTCTTTTGGTAAAGTTTAAGTTTGAACTTAAGCATATTGGAAATTGACATTTGATCTTATTTTCGAGTTATTCTTCGTCTTGGTCTTCGTCTTAGTGATTGTTGTCGATTAAGAAGTCTTTTTGTAGGCAATTCGTACTCATACATTATTTTTCCTTGATTAAGTAAGGTGATTCGATAGCACATCCCATTTGTTTTGATATCATAGTT
It contains:
- a CDS encoding DUF367 family protein, whose translation is MKLQVLMFYQDDPKKCTAAKMVKFGLAKNIKKIGTKGLVLDPFSEKTLLPKDKFLINSIIGIDCSWNLADQAFSKKFNGIKRKLPPLLAGNPVNYSKLNKLTTAEALSASLIILGDKEQGLELLDKFKWGHTFYELNQNLFEEYSKLENESQIDFILKDYGLA
- a CDS encoding J domain-containing protein codes for the protein MSLCNDPKCPLNRQGVSHEIHESIESKPVENPCNDPRCAMNRMGLAHEIHDSEQKDATYEKKKSEKKLKKKKSKLHDGENLCLDCEGTFNRIDLWPHPENSEEFVCRNCQKNRRLKKQKSFESNFRRFRERQDYVPEEATFQTSKNRISDDEFDQIIQEFEQAHWTDISTEESQTHQRYIESLFKREFWQRNQNKHKKSYQQTEQIFEAPDLAIHYSLLGVSENATVEQIKKAYKSLVLKWHPDKNPNEPKYAEKMLISIKIAYEAIMKNRK
- a CDS encoding lamin tail domain-containing protein; amino-acid sequence: MIRNLSLVLSLVLLVGIIVPAYAQTNTDHVVINEVDINPPGNDATSISEWVELYNPTNSDVDLGGWKIASTTVLKKTMTIPDGTIIKPGQFLTYSYQSVWFTDSNEMVELRDKNGVVVDKTPLIADIQNDFKSWQRIFDGYDFDSSDDWKFATSTAGSSNGKILETKASDEITVTVSTDKSSYLFGQTAKISGSVSKEVFIVKPFFQSEPINVEISGPNYFQSLKLYPDLKLNYKTTLNLHQVLGIKEGEYTVSVSYAGASTKTNFSVGYEILEQKTKDDSSLSIITDKSQYIPGQLVSITGVTSETIPFEGMKLTVKDPQGKVVSSGNLYPTKDKFSTSLFLTTVNPVYGTYEVYAEYFDKSALIYFDVNTDVKENVPISLWTDKEVYGLGETVNITGRLNDKWVDSFNLEIIQTKNLSLGGSTGGGSTLKILDVVRLDGDSKFKYSFKIPQSDTRLGGYSIKVSKDIGSATKFIQVVKDPSTYVKSTTPLTVFTDKSIYEFGLDKKIIITGQIANTVSRASFETEPVKVKILTEDGKPLQIIGSADAGKLSTSGVSIGYDFTAIPESSGIFSVTTELSKLIFSEGKYLVQAKYEGLSASTSFETANSLDLKDGAIISTDKEVYGLGETVRLTGILPPTSDNSVVITITRPDGTRTDQGAIVNEQRFSFDWRTPISEKTQSSKIDDKERDVKKSNFGIYKIKVSTASQNNVLFFKVSPDPENDTLSKTPIFVTTEKSLYKAGEKLKVVGNIIKRVQGDQGLVVPERVSIKVVDGKFPYKQIHESSVYPTQGGDFTSLFELPATIFAEGSYTVKASYGNTRTETTFSVVNDFTFGLDAPLSLLLFTDKSEYYPGDVVVITGKPNKLIYLEKFEVSVAKKTGSEISCGSFICGKSHGPVTTIRPSSSGTFTYQFTIPSSPSAIGSYEALVDADFEAKSIKFNVVEKPKTPKLDTLIEKENRLSEDAISIFTAEKTVNDQTVAPRVISGSLITPTRGDESNVNLRISSETGICIIGPDADCFVSESTRKPGQIYDVVEVDGVSLNVRYSGPDVRLEKFSILPVSSDAFLSDTNWNVEIIKDDQASRFYYKITYKTLE